Proteins found in one Elgaria multicarinata webbii isolate HBS135686 ecotype San Diego chromosome 12, rElgMul1.1.pri, whole genome shotgun sequence genomic segment:
- the LRRTM4 gene encoding leucine-rich repeat transmembrane neuronal protein 4 isoform X3 translates to MGFHVIKQLRGMSAVFVLLPTVLFVTLSGAQRACPKNCRCDGKIVYCESHAFRDIPQNISGGSQGLSLRYNSIQKLKPNQFAGLHQLIWLYLDHNYISSVDEDAFQGIRRLKELILSSNKITHLHNKTFHPVPNLRNLDLSYNKLQALQSEQFKGLRKLLILHLRSNSLKTVPIRVFQDCRNLDFLDLGYNRLRSLSRNAFAGLLKLTELHLEHNQFSKINFAHFPRLFSLRSIYLQWNRIRSISQGLTWTWSSLHNLDLSGNDIAGIEPGTFQCLPNLQKLNLDSNKLTNISQETVNAWISLISITLSGNMWECTRSICPLFNWLKNFKGNKESTMICAGPKHIQGEKVSDAVETYNVCAEIPVVVTEKPYQAPKTQQRPIFIPKPTLPKLEDYQPTSFTPSPSPDFPTSGPEPEYEHVSFHKIIAGSVALFLSVAMILLVIYVSWKRYPASMKQLQQHSLMKRRRKKVRESERQMNSPLQEYYVDYKPTNSETMDVSVNGSGPCTYTISGSRECEV, encoded by the exons ATGG GTTTTCATGTAATTAAGCAGCTGAGAGGCATGAGTGCGGTGTTCGTGCTCCTTCCGACAGTGCTGTTTGTGACGTTATCAGGGGCTCAGCGAGCTTGCCCTAAGAACTGCAGATGCGATGGCAAAATTGTATACTGCGAGTCTCATGCGTTCAGAGACATCCCTCAGAACATTTCCGGAGGATCTCAAGGCTTATCGTTACGGTACAACAGCATCCAGAAGCTAAAGCCAAATCAGTTTGCAGGCCTCCACCAGCTCATATGGCTATACCTTGACCATAATTACATCAGTTCTGTAGATGAGGATGCCTTTCAGGGCATCCGTCGGCTGAAGGAATTAATTCTGAGCTCCAACAAAATTACCCACTTGCACAACAAAACGTTTCACCCGGTCCCCAACCTCCGTAATCTGGACCTGTCATACAACAAGCTGCAGGCACTACAGTCTGAGCAGTTCAAAGGTCTCCGCAAGCTCTTGATCTTGCACTTGCGGTCAAACTCATTGAAAACAGTCCCAATTCGAGTTTTCCAAGATTGTCGCAATCTCGATTTTCTGGATTTGGGCTACAACCGCCTACGGAGTTTATCTCGCAATGCCTTTGCTGGCCTCCTGAAGCTAACAGAGCTCCACTTGGAGCACAACCAGTTTTCTAAAATCAACTTTGCTCACTTTCCCCGTCTCTTCAGCCTCCGCTCCATTTACTTGCAATGGAATAGGATCCGATCCATCAGCCAAGGTTTGACATGGACTTGGAGTTCCTTACACAACTTGGATTTATCAGGGAATGACattgcagggattgaacctgggacattccaATGCCTGCCCAACTTGCAAAAGCTCAATTTGGATTCCAACAAACTCACCAACATCTCTCAGGAGACTGTCAATGCCTGGATTTCTTTAATATCCATCACTCTATCTGGAAATATGTGGGAATGTACTCGAAGCATTTGCCCCCTGTTTAATTGGCTTAAAAACTTCAAGGGGAACAAGGAGAGCACCATGATTTGTGCAGGCCCTAAGCATATCCAGGGTGAAAAGGTGAGTGATGCTGTAGAAACCTACAACGTTTGTGCTGAAATCCCAGTCGTGGTCACTGAAAAGCCCTACCAGGCACCTAAAACTCAGCAGAGGCCTATCTTTATTCCAAAACCTACTCTCCCCAAACTGGAAGACTATCAACCAACATCTTTTACACCAAGCCCTTCTCCAGATTTCCCAACATCTGGACCAGAACCAGAGTACGAGCATGTTTCCTTTCACAAGATTATTGCTGGAAGTGTTGCCCTCTTTCTGTCGGTGGCTATGATTTTGTTGGTCATCTATGTCTCATGGAAGCGCtacccagccagcatgaaacAGCTCCAGCAACACTCTCTTATGAAGAGGCGCCGGAAAAAGGTCCGAGAGTCTGAAAGGCAAATGAACTCCCCTTTACAGGAGTATTATGTGGACTACAAGCCAACAAACTCTGAGACCATGGATGTATCGGTTAATGGATCTGGACCCTGCACGTATACCATTTCTGGCTCCAGGGAATGTGAGGTATGA